A segment of the Vibrio aquimaris genome:
TTGAGTTACCATAGAATATGTCGGCAAAGCTTGGAGCTATCATAGCTTTGATGCCGTAATCCGCCAGAGCCCAAGGGGCATGCTCTCTTGATGAACCACAGCCAAAGTTCTCACGCGCCAGTAAAATTGAAGCGCCTTGATATCGAGCTTGATTCATGACAAATTCAGGATTTGGCTGCTCTCCTGCATCATCCAAAAATCGCCAATCATGGAAAAGGTGTTTACCAAAGCCTAGGCGAGACACCTTTTGCAGAAATTGTTTTGGGATGATCGCATCTGTGTCGACATTGGCCGCATCAAGAGGAACCACTACGCCTGTGTGTTGTTTAAAACCTGACATTTAAGATTCTCCTCAATCTAAATCACGAATATCGACAA
Coding sequences within it:
- the leuD gene encoding 3-isopropylmalate dehydratase small subunit, which encodes MSGFKQHTGVVVPLDAANVDTDAIIPKQFLQKVSRLGFGKHLFHDWRFLDDAGEQPNPEFVMNQARYQGASILLARENFGCGSSREHAPWALADYGIKAMIAPSFADIFYGNSINNQMVPVRLTEQQVDEIFQFVEENEGAQVEVDLEANLVRANDKEYSFEIDEFRRHCLLNGLDNIGLTLQHEDKIADYETKIPSYLK